A window of Ignavibacterium sp. contains these coding sequences:
- a CDS encoding S41 family peptidase produces the protein MFSNWTKFPFLFLVLTIGALIGIQLEKVFSGDNLRESIRKFNDVLTYTEKYYIEEVDTQKLVEAALNGMFNQLDPHSVYIPAKEFTAVEESFRGDFEGIGIEFQIVNDTLTVVSPITGGPSEQLGILSGDRIVKIDGNSVIGITNDEVRQKLRGKAGTKVNVTIARPGVSKLLEYTIVRDKIPIYSVDTHFMIDDKTGYVSVSRFSETTFDELYSALKDLDSKGMKQLLLDLRGNPGGYLNQAVQIADLFIDGKKKIVYTSGRRSEFNEEYYASETYPYEKIPLVVLINRGSASASEIVSGAVQDWDRGLVVGETSFGKGLVQRQFQLFDNSAIRLTISEYFTPSGRLIQRDYKNKKDKKDYYSEISDREESEGENLEHTAEKDSSKPTYKTLVKKRTVFGGGGITPDYIVKSETLTEYTQNLLKENLFYSFVLSYLDINTKNIKNRFGDNLNKFRKEFSISDDMINSFVNYAKSKKVEFVQSDFEKDKDYIAARLKAQIARNFWKNDGWYSVLLEGDSQFNKALKLFNEAKDLANLK, from the coding sequence ATGTTTTCTAACTGGACTAAATTTCCATTTCTCTTTTTAGTTCTTACAATTGGTGCTTTAATCGGAATTCAACTTGAAAAAGTTTTTTCAGGTGATAATCTTCGGGAAAGTATCAGAAAATTTAATGATGTACTTACTTACACAGAAAAATATTACATAGAAGAGGTTGATACTCAGAAATTGGTTGAAGCAGCTTTGAACGGAATGTTTAATCAACTTGATCCTCATTCCGTTTACATTCCGGCAAAGGAATTTACTGCGGTCGAAGAATCATTCAGAGGCGATTTTGAAGGAATTGGAATCGAATTTCAAATTGTTAACGACACGCTTACTGTTGTTTCACCGATTACCGGTGGACCAAGTGAACAACTTGGAATTTTGTCTGGTGACAGAATAGTGAAGATTGATGGTAATTCAGTAATCGGAATTACTAATGATGAAGTGCGTCAGAAATTAAGAGGCAAAGCTGGAACAAAAGTAAATGTTACGATTGCAAGACCTGGGGTTTCGAAGCTACTTGAATACACAATCGTAAGAGACAAGATTCCGATTTATTCAGTGGACACTCATTTTATGATTGATGATAAAACCGGCTATGTGAGCGTTTCAAGATTTTCCGAAACCACATTCGATGAATTATATAGTGCATTGAAAGATCTCGATTCAAAAGGAATGAAGCAATTACTCCTGGACCTACGCGGAAATCCTGGTGGCTATTTAAATCAGGCAGTTCAAATTGCAGATTTATTCATTGATGGAAAGAAAAAAATAGTTTACACTTCAGGAAGAAGAAGTGAGTTCAATGAAGAATATTATGCTTCAGAAACTTACCCTTATGAAAAAATTCCATTAGTTGTTTTAATAAATCGTGGAAGTGCATCAGCTAGTGAAATCGTTTCAGGTGCAGTTCAGGATTGGGATAGAGGATTGGTAGTAGGTGAAACTTCTTTTGGTAAAGGTCTTGTGCAAAGACAATTTCAATTATTCGACAACTCAGCAATCAGACTAACTATATCCGAATATTTTACTCCTTCGGGAAGATTAATTCAGAGAGATTACAAAAACAAAAAGGATAAAAAAGATTATTACTCAGAAATTTCCGACAGAGAAGAATCCGAAGGTGAAAATCTTGAACATACTGCTGAAAAGGATTCCTCAAAACCAACTTATAAAACTTTGGTTAAGAAAAGAACTGTTTTTGGCGGTGGTGGAATAACACCTGACTACATAGTTAAATCTGAAACATTAACAGAGTATACTCAGAATCTGTTGAAAGAAAATTTGTTTTATTCTTTCGTGCTGAGTTACCTGGATATCAATACAAAGAATATTAAAAACAGATTTGGGGACAATCTCAATAAATTCAGAAAAGAATTTTCAATATCTGATGATATGATTAATTCTTTTGTCAACTATGCTAAATCTAAGAAAGTAGAATTTGTGCAATCTGATTTTGAAAAAGATAAAGATTACATTGCTGCAAGATTGAAAGCTCAGATCGCAAGAAACTTCTGGAAAAATGATGGTTGGTATTCAGTTTTATTGGAAGGTGATTCACAATTCAATAAAGCTCTGAAACTATTTAACG